The Erythrolamprus reginae isolate rEryReg1 chromosome 3, rEryReg1.hap1, whole genome shotgun sequence genome contains a region encoding:
- the LOC139165606 gene encoding WAP four-disulfide core domain protein 5-like encodes MRSTDTFVLTGFLIFCVELTCLTVGVPRPNKVKPGICPFTDAICHGGVLGNQCKQDDQCPGSRKCCPGTCGQACLLPGNVKLGTCPAQYTVCRAAFDVCEKDNECPGIERCCEGNCGTVCRTPEKEKPKHCPKDIRKCPTKRKYECNNDSECKKDKKCCFSNCALRCVEPL; translated from the exons ATGAGATCAACTGACACGTTCGTTCTCACGGGCTTTCTAATCTTCTGCGTAGAACTAACTTGCTTAACTGTAGGTGTACCGCGTCCAAACAAAG tgaAACCTGGTATCTGTCCATTCACTGATGCCATCTGTCATGGAGGAGTACTTGGAAATCAATGCAAGCAAGATGACCAGTGTCCAGGTTCAAGGAAATGCTGTCCTGGCACTTGTGGGCAAGCCTGCTTATTACCAGGGAATG TGAAACTTGGAACTTGTCCAGCGCAATACACAGTTTGCCGAGCAGCCTTTGATGTATGTGAGAAGGATAATGAATGTCCAGGAATAGAAAGATGTTGTGAGGGTAATTGTGGGACAGTGTGTCGCACACCAGAAAAAG aaaaacCAAAGCATTGCCCAAAAGACATTAGAAAATGTCCAACTAAAAGAAAATATGAGTGTAATAATGACTCTGAGtgcaaaaaagataaaaaatgctGCTTCTCAAACTGTGCCTTGCGCTGTGTGGAACCGCTTTAA